Within the Malus sylvestris chromosome 4, drMalSylv7.2, whole genome shotgun sequence genome, the region CAATTTCACAGATATtttaaatacatatttaatTAAATGAAGATGAGGTGTGCTAAATTTTACTAAATGAATGAACTTCACAAAGTTAGACATAAAATTTCAATTGCCTAGATTTTCCATTGGGCTAGTGCCCCAAGTGGCTTCGCCCTTGTGCTACAGTGTTCCCTTTATTGGCAAACCATTGTTACTATGTTAGTAATTGGCAAGTCTGTCGTGTAACTCATTGTATACGACGGACTTCTTTATCAGGCTGCTCTGCAAGCCTTCGAGTGGCAGTCTTTGGTACGGTTCAAGCGAAAATCTTCGATCCCATAGTCTCAAAGAAGAGACTGACAAGCAACATGCAACAGGAGGCTTGCACAAACAAATGCATGTGGATTCCCTTATGGTTTAAGCTTTCTGCTTTTGGCTTAGTTGTAAGAGAGAGCCTGTTAGCAAGCTGGAGGTGCCTTGCTTGCCTTTTGATTCCAAGCATTGCAAATATGGTTGTCCTTTAATTTGCATCTATTCCTTTCTTTGCTCATATATCTTGCCCAATGTTTTGTTCATGTTCTGCAAGAAATAAAGAATGTCCCAAGAATTCAAACATACACTTACTACAACTCTGCATCATGGTAGAACGTTTTTCATCCATTCAGCTTCGTAGTTCACGTGAGTACAACGTTTTACCTTTTTATTTGAGTAGAACCGTTTGCATGTGAAAATAATATCACAACAACAGTATCTCAAGTCAATCACGCACTGTTACGTGAGAAAGTTAAACGCATGACAATGCGTGACTGAATTATAATATTACCGCATAAACTTCTTGGGTGTGTGTAAGTTTCATCCCTTCAAAGATCATGTGTCCAATTATCCCTTTCTCTAAATAGGATTACggtaaaaaaaatgatggaaacTTATTAGTGATAGATCATAGAACCAAATGATTATGTTCAAATCATACGACACCCATATTAATGTCGTTTACCGAAACACAAGCACCACCACGTCTGCACTTCAACAAAAAGATTCGGTGGGCGCGCGTGGGACAACTGACCACATACTGATTACGTGTCACCCAGACATTAGCCAGATTCCTTTCTCCCACATCCAGGCAACCAAACACGCACTAACTGGCGCGTACCTCATCCCCTCGGCGCATTTTAGCCCCGGACCCCCTAAAACCCTTCAACTTCCCCTGTTCACTATTTTATAAATTCCCGTCTAGCGCTGTCTAGACATTAAACGGCTGACCACAatcctaattaatatatatgcGTTCATAAATTTATTTGGGCATCAGCTTAGACCGCTTAGTTCGCTTCGTAGAATTTCATCAAATTTTCCAACTTGGACTATAAAAATTGCACCCTTCGCCGCATTTTAGCTACCTCTCCTCGTCAGCCTCGCCTCAGTTTCAaacactctctctctatctctctccgctttctctctctaggatTGATTCACGATGAGTGTGACATTGCAGTTCGTCTCGCTCTTAAACCCTGACCCTAGCAGCTGTGGATTGAAGAAGTCACCTTCGCGTTCTTCTCTGCGGTTTGGACAATTGATTGCAGCACGTGGTTACGGAGCCTCGCCTATTGCCGTCCCGAAAGTGCATTCCGGCGCTTCTCTGTCCCTGCACCGGCGGAGCTTGTGGACTCGGCCGATTGTCGCCGTCTCTGCTTCCCAGGAGGAATCTGTAAGctgaaattttgagttttttctttGTCAATGATGGAATTATGAGTGTTTGGTTATTGGTAATAGTGTTTTGATTTGGTTTTAATGAGAAATGGGGGTTTGAGGTTAATGCACGCGAAGTGTTTGATTAAAGAATGCTGGTGCTTGTGTGGGATTGTATCAAGTTTCGATTTTGGCATATGGGAATTGGGAAAAAAGTATGATTGTGGTGATGAATGTTTTTGGAAAATCGGGTTTGggattttagttttcatttgtcCAGTTCTTTTGACTGGATGTTTGGTTATGCTATCCTGATATCATGACCATTTACTAAGAAATTTGGGACAAAGCGTTACAAAATGTTGGTTTCGGGTTTGTTTGAGGTTTATAGGAAGGTAGATATATGGATGAGCCGGGTTGTATTAATTGTTCATTGGGGACGCAACTTGTCCACTTATCGTGAGTCGTGacattaaattgaatttttgttctTAGCAGCATTCAGACATTGAGGTGGAGGATGAAAACAGCAATGCCAAACCGAAATCTGAAGAATCAGAAGAAGCTTGGAAACAAACTCTGGGTTCTTTCAAAGAACAAACCTTGAAGATGCGAAGCCTCTCGCGGGAATTCTCGAAGAAAGCATTGGTTATTATGAAAGATACTTCGGAGCAGTTAAAAATACATGCTGATAAGGCAAGGGATTT harbors:
- the LOC126619912 gene encoding protein FATTY ACID EXPORT 3, chloroplastic-like isoform X3 codes for the protein MSVTLQFVSLLNPDPSSCGLKKSPSRSSLRFGQLIAARGYGASPIAVPKVHSGASLSLHRRSLWTRPIVAVSASQEESQHSDIEVEDENSNAKPKSEESEEAWKQTLGSFKEQTLKMRSLSREFSKKALVIMKDTSEQLKIHADKARDLSGIANEISEHFITIAEANSPEPVREIVEAYHISTIDPNDAAQVRDFRVGIPYGLLLSVGGFLSFLVTGSISAIRFGVILGGTLLFLSVSSLTSYRKGESSPFFLTGQTAISSIIFLREWSSCSFLFQ